A genomic region of Colletotrichum destructivum chromosome 5, complete sequence contains the following coding sequences:
- a CDS encoding Putative pyridoxamine 5'-phosphate oxidase, FMN-binding split barrel — protein MEQQVPLNYEASAGDTNKQVTATLPQEVVQCLENARFLHLATCTDNIPNVSLMNYTYLPSSDFSSTPVIVMTTNPASRKTQNLLSNPNVSLLVHDWSSHRPPTSGRRLSGGSPGPEHRSSLASLLLNLNTAAVSSISATINGTASLVDNGSDEEKFYREAHLENNTFDEGQSFNPSVQAEDGGRGCFVAGEEVRVIVVKIKDVRISDWKGAVRDYVLAEEIAAPQLNGVR, from the exons ATGGAGCAACAAGTCCCTCTCAATTACGAGGCTTCGGCCGGCGATACCAACAAACAGGTCACCGCCACCCTGCCCCAGGAGGTCGTTCAATGCTTGGAGAACGCCCGATTC CTCCATCTCGCAACATGTACCGATAACATCCCGAACGTCTCCCTCATGAACTACACATACCTCCCGTCATCCGACTTTTCGTCCACACCAGTCATCGTCATGACCACCAACCCCGCCTCGAGAAAGACGCAGAACCTCCTATCGAATCCTAACGTCTCTCTGTTGGTCCACGACT GGTCATCCCACCGCCCACCGACTTCAGGCCGCCGTCTCTCTGGCGGCAGCCCCGGGCCCGAGCACCGCTCCagcctcgcctccctcctTCTGAACCTGAACACCGCCGCAGTCTCCAGCATCAGCGCCACCATCAACGGCACCGCTAGCCTAGTGGACAACGGGTCCGACGAAGAAAAGTTTTACCGCGAGGCGCATCTCGAGAACAACACCTTTGACGAGGGACAGAGTTTCAACCCCAGCGtgcaggccgaggacggtggCAGGGGATGTTTCGTGGCCGGCGAAGAGGTACGGGTCATCGTGGTCAAGATCAAGGACGTGAGAATCAGCGACTGGAAGGGCGCGGTGCGGGATTACGtcttggccgaggagatCGCTGCTCCCCAGCTCAACGGCGTACGGTAG
- a CDS encoding Putative biotin/lipoyl attachment, biotin carboxylase-like domain, rudiment single hybrid, translating to MRSMKAKHRLVRPLPRLLSSAAGQSVPASSQITPITSLLIANRGEIALRIHKTADRLGIRTTTLYTDPDSSSQHAACSPHSLALGDARAYLDGERIISLAKKHGIQALHPGYGFLSENSKFAERCEKEGIVFVGPPAQAMADMGDKARSKEIMTAAGVPCVPGYHGSEQGEEQLLQYAKNIKFPVLLKSVKGGGGKGMRIVLTEDEFAAQLRSARAEARASFGEGGEVMLVEKYIVRPRHVEVQVFADKLGNCVALGERDCSIQRRHQKILEESPAPDLDDETRLDLWEKARKAALAVNYVGAGTVEFILDKDTGEFYFMEMNTRLQVEHPVSEMVTGTDLVEWQFRVAAGEKLPLTQEEIVENIKQHGAAIEARIYAESPEKGFMPDSGRLIHLTTPNTNEDIRIDAGFVQGDTVSEAYDGMIAKLIVRGKDRETAIRRMELALRDYEVVGLSTNIEFLKRLCRSPAFIEGDVETGFIEKWKEELFKPRHIHSEVFVQAALGSLSPQLVHGPPHGGSLGFGDASTLSERKFAFKVLDSYSEKEGEVVEVSITQKAHQLFDARVSRKGEEAPQVFENLVSKSISGSSSTNALTTFFPNERLESTVVQNTQSEQDTKIVVFQHGIKTELSLLPPSWFEKALGLKEVTASVVAPMPCKILKNEVEEGQTVAKGSPLVVIESMKMETVIRSPQNGVIKRLAHKEGDICKAGTVLVLFEEEANEES from the exons ATGCGTTCAATGAAAGCCAAGCACCGGCTTGTCCGACCCCTCCCTCGTCTCCTTTCCTCTGCCGCCGGCCAGTCCgtcccggcctcgagccaAATCACCCCGATCACCTCCCTATTGATTGCAAACCGCGGCGAGATTGCCCTGCGAATCCACAAGACTGCCGATAGGCTGGGAATTAGGACAACTACTCTGTACACGGATCCCGACAGCTCCAGCCAGCACGCCGCGTGTTCCCCGCATTCCCTGGCTTTGGGTGATGCGAGAGCCTACCTGGATGGCGAGCGTATCATTTCATTAGCCAAGAAGCACGGCATTCAAGCCCTTCACCCTGGATATGGCTTTCTCTCTGAGAATTCAAAGTTCGCCGAGAGATGCGAGAAGGAgggcatcgtcttcgtcgggcCTCCGGCGCAAGCCATGGCTGACATGGGCGACAAGGCACGAAGCAAGGAGATCATGACCGCCGCTGGCGTGCCCTGCGTACCAGGCTATCATGGTTCGGAACAAGGGGAAGAGCAACTGCTGCAGTATGCCAAGAACATCAAGTTCCCCGTTCTACTGAAGAGTGTcaagggtggtggtggaaaAGGCATGCGCATCGTCTTGACGGAGGACGAATTTGCCGCCCAGCTCCGCAGTGCCCGCGCCGAAGCACGCGCCTCGttcggcgagggcggtgagGTCATGCTGGTGGAGAAATACATTGTGCGCCCCCGCCACGTCGAGGTACAGGTCTTCGCCGATAAGCTGGGCAACTGCGTAGCTCTTGGAGAGCGTGACTGCAGTATACAGAGACGACACCAGAAGATCCTCGAGGAATCGCCGGCACCGGACCTTGATGACGAGACGCGTCTCGACCTCTgggagaaggcgaggaaggcCGCCTTGGCCGTCAACTACGTaggcgccggcaccgtcgagtTCATCCTTGACAAGGACACCGGCGAGTTTTACTTCATGGAGATGAACACCCGCTTGCAGGTCGAGCACCCCGTCAGTGAGATGGTCACCGGCACCGATCTCGTCGAGTGGCAATTTCGCGTCGCCGCTGGCGAAAAGCTGCCCTTGACCCAGGAAGAGATTGTGGAGAACATTAAGCAGCACGGCGCAGCCATTGAGGCTCGTATCTACGCTGAAAGCCCCGAGAAGGGGTTCATGCCTGACTCGGGAAGGTTGATCCACCTGACCACGCCGAATACCAACGAGGACATTCGCATCGACGCCGGCTTTGTTCAGGGCGACACGGTTTCGGAGGCCTATGACGGGATGATTGCCAAGTTGATCGTCCGTGGTAAAGACAGAGAGACTGCCATTCGCCGGATGGAACTGGCTCTCCGGGACTACGAGGTTGTCGGTCTCAGCACCAACATCGAATTCCTTAAGAGACTTTGCCGGTCTCCCGCCTTCATCGAGGGAGATGTCGAGACAGGCTTCATCGAGAAGTGGAAAGAGGAGCTTTTCAAGCCGCGACACATCCACAGCGAGGTCTTTGTACAAGCTGCTCTCGGTTCGCTGTCTCCCCAGCTGGTCCATGGCCCTCCTCATGGCGGCAGCCTAGGGTTCGGCGATGCTAGCACGTTGAGCGAGCGCAAGTTTGCTTTCAAGGTCCTTGACTCCTACAGCGAAAAAGAgggggaggtggtggaggtgaGCATCACGCAAAAGGCCCATCAGCTCTTCGACGCGCGCGTGTCAAGGAAAGGAGAGGAGGCGCCCCAGGTTTTCGAAAACCTCGTCAGCAAATCGATCTCTGGCTCCTCGTCAACAAACGCACTGACGACATTCTTCCCTAACGAACGACTCGAATCCACCGTTGTGCAGAACACGCAGAGCGAGCAGGATACGAAAATTGTAGTGTTTCAGCACGGCATCAAGACGGAGCTTTCTCTACTGCCACCCAGCTGGTTCGAGAAGGCCCTTGGCCTGAAGGAGGTCACGGCGTCAGTGGTAGCGCCTATGCCGTGTAAGATTCTGAAGAACGAGGTAGAGGAAGGGCAGACGGTGGCCAAGGGCTCCCCATTGGTTGT CATCGAGTCCATGAAGATGGAGACTGTTATCCGGTCACCCCAAAACGGCGTTATCAAGAGGCTGGCGCATAAGGAAGGA GATATCTGCAAAGCTGGAACTGTTTTGGTTCTTTTTGAAGAGGAGGCTAATGAAGAGTCATGA
- a CDS encoding Putative aminotransferase, class-I, pyridoxal-phosphate-binding, aminotransferase, class I/classII translates to MVQIKPFVVEEWMDRLETTPGALNIAETCCESVSIQELTQLSTEKSAAGPLDITTRRMTYGAIYGSETTRQQIANLYDNDVSGPLPSDQIILTQGAILANFLTLFTLVGPKDHVVCVYPTYQQLYEVPKSLGADVTLWKLSSENGYIPDVRELESLVRDNTKMIIINNPNNPTGATIPLPVLENIVAFAKLRNIIVMADEVYRPLFHSLSEGESMPPSILSLGYDKTISTGSMSKAFSLAGIRLGWIASRDLEVIEAVKNARNYTTISVSQLDDRVAGYALSDAVRPNLLKRNTDLARNNLELLDAFVRKHSLLCSWVKPTAGTTAMIRFEKNGKPVRDDEFCLEVLKETGVLIMPGSTCFGDGTDFEGHMRFGYVCRTEVLKTGLEKLGRYLENFSQVVA, encoded by the exons ATGGTCCAGATTAAACCCTTTGTAGTGGAGGAGTGGATGGATCGACTGGAGACCACTCCCGGTGCTCTCAATATAGCCGAGACCTGCTGCGAATCTGTTTCCATCCAAGAGCTTACACAATTATCCACTGAAAAGTCGGCTGCCGGACCTCTAGACATCACGACTCGGCGAATGACCTACGGGGCAATTTACGGCTCGGAGACGACCCGCCAGCAAATCGCGAATCTCTACGATAACGACGTTTCAGGTCCCCTTCCGAGTGACCAGATTATCCTCACTCAGGGGGCCATTTTGGCTAACTTTCTCACTCTCTTCACCCTTGTTGGTCCCAAGGATCATGTCGTCTGCGTGTACCCGACGTACCAACAGCTCTACGAGGTCCCCAAGAGCTTGGGAGCAGACGTGACCCTTTGGAAATTGAGTTCGGAGAACGGTTATATCCCGGACGTTCGAGAGCTGGAAAGCCTTGTGCGAGACAACACGAAA ATGATCATCATCAATAATCCCAACAACCCTACTGGTGCCACGATCCCACTGCCCGTTCTGGAAAACATCGTGGCGTTCGCGAAACTACGGAACATTATTGTGATGGCCGATGAGGTCTACCGCCCACTCTTCCACAGTCTCTCCGAAGGAGAGAGTATGCCCCCATCCATCTTGTCGCTGGGGTATGACAAAACAATTTCCACGGGAAGCATGTCCAAGGCATTCTCGCTCGCAGGTATCCGTTTGGGCTGGATCGCCTCCAGAGACCTCGaggtcatcgaggccgtcaaaaACGCCAGAAACTACACGACTATAAGCGTGTCGCAGCTGGACGACAGGGTGGCTGGGTATGCTCTCTCGGATGCCGTCAGGCCAAACCTGCTGAAGAGGAACACCGACCTCGCAAGGAATAATTTGGAGCTGCTCGATGCATTTGTGCGGAAACACAGCTTGCTATGTTCCTGGGTCAAACCCACTGCTGGCACGACAGCGATGATCCGCTTCGAGAAGAATGGAAAGCCTGTGCGTGATGACGAGTTCTGTCTTGAGGTTCTTAAAGAGACAGGAGTTCTCATCATGCCTGGATCCACCTGCTTTGGAGACGGAACTGACTTTGAGGGGCATATGCGATTCGGTTACGTGTGTCGTACGGAGGTTTTGAAGACCGGCTTGGAGAAACTGGGCAGGTATCTTGAAAACTTCAGTCAAGTGGTTGCATAA